The Actinomycetota bacterium genome segment TCAAATGTGACGGAAATTTTGGGAAGAACCAAGGTGGAAGGAGTGATTGTTCGCGATAAAATAAGCAGGGAGCTCAGAAAAATTCCAGTTGCTGGTATATTTGTTTACATCGGGACCATTCCCAATAGCAATTTTGTCAAAAATATTTTGCATCTCGACGAAAAAGGATACATAATAACCGATGAGAAACTCGAAACTTCAGTGGAGGGTATATTCGCCGCAGGCGATGTCAGGAAAAGTCCTCTTAAACAGGTGACGACAGCCGTAGGAGAAGGTGCTCTCGCTGCAATTTCGGCTCAAAAATATGTTGAGCAAAACTTCAGCGATCTTTACACCGAACTTAGGAAAGGAGATTAATATGGGCGGAAAAGTCATCCATTTAAACGACGATAATTTCAAAGAAGAGGTTCTAAAATCGAACATCCCTGTCCTCGTGGATTTCTGGGCTGCCTGGTGTGGTCCTTGTAGAATTATTGCGCCCATTCTTGATGAAATAGCTGGAGAGTATGTGGGGAAAATAAAGGTAACTAAATTAAATGTGGATGATAATCCAAACACAGCTGCACAATATGATATCCTGAGCATCCCCACCCTTATCCTATTTAAAAACGGAGAAGTGCAGAAAAAATTGGTGGGTCCTGTGCCTAAAAAGAAAATTATCGATGAACTTTCACCTTGGCTCGAATAACAAGGGATGAGGGATTAGGGATGAGTCAAAAAGATTTTTTCCTTATC includes the following:
- the trxA gene encoding thioredoxin, which translates into the protein MGGKVIHLNDDNFKEEVLKSNIPVLVDFWAAWCGPCRIIAPILDEIAGEYVGKIKVTKLNVDDNPNTAAQYDILSIPTLILFKNGEVQKKLVGPVPKKKIIDELSPWLE